One Phoenix dactylifera cultivar Barhee BC4 chromosome 8, palm_55x_up_171113_PBpolish2nd_filt_p, whole genome shotgun sequence genomic window carries:
- the LOC103721390 gene encoding DELLA protein SLR1 yields MKREHQESGGGVGGYPAAEMMLSGKGKMTGMEEEHDGGVDELLAALGYKVRSSDMADVALKLEQLEMAMGSSAAQDDAFLSHLASDTVHYNPSDLSTWLESMLSELNAPPPPLPSAPIPKHQSNQLDLPPPPPVPAAAAPASILDPAECSTVTTVDLPTPRRQSEYDLKPIPSAATAAPGRVVYGPEATVELNARDRKRMRTSSSSSSSSRGGIGVGVVRGMGSSMPSATEASSMAAGPAAGALPVVVVDSQEAGIRLVHTLMACAEAVQQENLKAADALVKQISVLATSQGGAMRKVAGYFAEALARRIYRVHPQQDCALDSAFSDILQMHFYESCPYLKFAHFTANQAILEAFAGCRRVHVIDFGMRQGMQWPALMQALALRPGGPPSFRLTGIGPPQPDNTDALQQVGWKLAQFADTIHVDFQYRGYVANSLADLEPCMLGADAAGGCSSGGDEEPEAVAVNSVLELHRLLARPGALEKVLGTVRAVRPRIVTAVEQEANHNAGSFLERFTEALHYYSTMFDSLEGGCTATGAAAAAEVATGGGQQDRVMSEVYLGRQICNVVACEGAERTERHETLGQWRGRMTRAGFEPVHLGSNAFKQASMLLALFAGGDGYRVEEKDGCLTLGWHTRPLIATSAWRVAAAGDALSAAR; encoded by the coding sequence ATGAAGAGAGAGCATCAGGAGAGCGGGGGTGGAGTTGGGGGGTATCCGGCGGCGGAGATGATGTTGAGCGGGAAGGGCAAGATGACGGGGATGGAGGAGGAGCACGACGGTGGAGTAGACGAGCTCTTGGCCGCGCTCGGGTACAAGGTCCGGTCCTCGGATATGGCAGATGTCGCCCTGAAGCTCGAGCAGCTCGAGATGGCCATGGGCAGCAGCGCCGCCCAGGACGACGCGTTCCTCTCCCACCTCGCCTCCGACACCGTCCACTATAACCCCTCCGACCTCTCCACCTGGCTTGAGAGCATGCTCTCCGAGCTCAACGCCCCgcctcctcccctcccctccgccCCGATTCCCAAGCACCAGAGTAACCAACTCGatctgccgccgccgccgcctgtcCCCGCCGCTGCCGCTCCGGCTTCGATTCTAGATCCGGCTGAGTGCTCTACTGTGACCACCGTCGACTTGCCAACCCCACGGCGCCAGTCGGAGTACGATCTCAAGCCCATCCCctccgccgccaccgccgccccCGGCCGCGTCGTGTACGGACCGGAGGCTACGGTGGAGCTAAACGCCCGGGATCGGAAGCGGATGAggacctcctcctcttcctcgtcTTCGTCCCGAGGAGGGATTGGAGTTGGAGTAGTAAGAGGGATGGGATCGTCGATGCCTTCCGCGACGGAGGCGTCGTCGATGGCTGCGGGGCCGGCAGCAGGGGCGCTGCCGGTGGTGGTTGTAGACTCGCAGGAAGCCGGGATCCGGCTGGTCCACACGCTGATGGCCtgcgcggaggcggtgcagcaGGAGAACCTCAAGGCGGCGGACGCGCTGGTGAAGCAGATCTCGGTGCTCGCCACCTCCCAGGGCGGCGCGATGCGCAAGGTGGCCGGCTACTTCGCCGAGGCTTTGGCCCGCCGGATCTACCGCGTTCACCCCCAGCAGGACTGCGCCCTTGACTCCGCCTTCTCCGATATTCTCCAGATGCACTTCTACGAGAGCTGCCCCTACCTCAAGTTTGCCCACTTCACCGCCAACCAGGCCATCCTCGAGGCCTTCGCCGGCTGCCGCCGCGTCCACGTTATCGACTTCGGGATGAGGCAGGGGATGCAGTGGCCGGCGCTGATGCAAGCCCTAGCCCTCCGCCCGGGCGGTCCGCCGTCGTTCCGGCTCACGGGCATCGGCCCtccccaacccgacaacacCGACGCCCTCCAGCAGGTTGGATGGAAGCTCGCCCAGTTCGCCGACACCATCCACGTCGACTTCCAGTACCGCGGCTACGTCGCCAACAGCCTAGCCGACCTCGAACCCTGCATGCTGGGGGCCGATGCCGCTGGCGGCTGCAGCAGCGGTGGAGACGAGGAGCCGGAGGCGGTGGCTGTGAACTCGGTTCTGGAGCTCCACCGTCTTCTGGCCCGGCCGGGCGCTCTGGAGAAAGTTTTGGGCACGGTCAGGGCGGTCCGGCCCAGGATCGTGACGGCGGTCGAGCAGGAGGCGAACCACAACGCCGGATCGTTCCTGGAGCGGTTCACGGAGGCCCTGCACTATTACTCGACCATGTTCGACTCGCTGGAGGGCGGGTGCACCGCCacaggggcggcggcggcggctgagGTGGCCACTGGCGGGGGGCAGCAGGACCGGGTGATGTCGGAGGTCTACCTCGGGCGGCAGATCTGTAACGTGGTAGCGTGCGAGGGGGCGGAGCGGACGGAGCGGCACGAGACACTGGGCCAGTGGCGTGGCCGGATGACCCGGGCCGGCTTCGAGCCGGTCCACCTTGGGTCCAATGCGTTCAAACAAGCCAGCATGCTCTTGGCCCTCTTCGCTGGCGGCGATGGCTATCGCGTCGAGGAGAAGGACGGATGCTTGACCCTCGGGTGGCACACGCGCCCCCTCATCGCCACCTCCGCCTGGCGCGTCGCCGCTGCCGGCGACGCCCTCTCCGCCGCCCGCTGA